One region of Corynebacterium capitovis DSM 44611 genomic DNA includes:
- the pstB gene encoding phosphate ABC transporter ATP-binding protein PstB: MSKLELNDVNIYYGDFHAVQNVNMKIPAQAVTAFIGPSGCGKSTVLRTLNRMHEVIPNATVKGEILLDGHDIYGPKVDPVSVRNTIGMVFQKANPFPTMSIEDNVVAGLALSGERDRKKLKEVAEESLRGANLWEEVKDRLDKPGGGLSGGQQQRLCIARAIAVRPEVLLMDEPCSALDPISTLAVEDLIHELKNQYTIVIVTHNMQQAARVSDKTAFFSLEATGKPGHLVEFNDTTTIFENPEKKETEDYIAGRFG, from the coding sequence ATGTCCAAGCTCGAACTTAACGACGTCAATATCTACTACGGCGACTTCCACGCCGTGCAGAACGTCAACATGAAAATCCCGGCGCAGGCCGTGACGGCCTTTATCGGCCCGTCCGGTTGCGGTAAGTCGACCGTGCTGCGCACCCTCAACCGCATGCACGAGGTCATCCCCAACGCGACCGTCAAGGGCGAAATTCTTCTCGACGGGCACGACATCTACGGCCCGAAGGTCGACCCCGTGTCTGTCCGCAACACCATTGGCATGGTGTTCCAGAAGGCGAACCCGTTCCCGACCATGTCCATCGAGGACAACGTCGTCGCGGGCCTGGCCCTGTCCGGTGAGCGCGACAGGAAGAAACTCAAGGAAGTGGCGGAAGAATCCCTCCGTGGCGCAAACCTCTGGGAGGAAGTCAAGGACCGCCTAGACAAGCCGGGCGGCGGTCTGTCGGGCGGCCAGCAGCAGCGTCTGTGCATCGCTCGTGCTATTGCGGTGCGCCCCGAAGTGCTGCTCATGGACGAGCCCTGCTCGGCGCTGGACCCGATTTCGACGCTCGCCGTTGAGGATCTCATTCACGAGCTGAAAAACCAGTACACCATCGTGATCGTGACCCATAACATGCAGCAGGCGGCGCGCGTGTCCGACAAGACCGCGTTCTTCTCCCTGGAGGCCACGGGCAAGCCGGGCCACCTCGTCGAGTTCAATGACACGACGACCATCTTCGAGAACCCCGAAAAGAAGGAAACCGAGGACTACATCGCTGGCCGCTTCGGTTAA
- the pstA gene encoding phosphate ABC transporter permease PstA, producing MSTAVPNGDATTTTASSASSAVDRPAETGDNSPFTHISSSRKTTNSVMGVLMWVCMLIALIPLLWLLFTVIGRGWSAVLDPNWWTSDMVGVRARGEGGGAAHAIAGTLMQTLVASLISIPIGIFTAIYLVEYSNGNRLGKVTTFMVDILSGVPSIVAALFIYALWITILGQQRSGFAVSLALILLMVPIVVRNTEEMLRVVPMDLREASYALGVPKWKTIARIVLPTALSGIVTGVMLAVARVMGESAPVLILVGSTPALNWLSMFGQPQSSLPLFMLDMWKTGASGPALDRLWGAALTLVILVITLNLLARLVASRFSVKK from the coding sequence ATGAGTACCGCAGTTCCCAACGGCGACGCCACGACCACGACCGCTTCATCAGCCTCGTCCGCCGTGGACCGGCCCGCCGAAACGGGTGACAACAGCCCGTTCACCCATATCTCCAGCAGCCGCAAGACAACCAACTCGGTTATGGGGGTCTTGATGTGGGTGTGCATGCTGATCGCCCTCATCCCGCTGCTCTGGCTTCTCTTCACCGTTATCGGGCGGGGTTGGAGCGCCGTCCTGGATCCGAACTGGTGGACCTCCGACATGGTCGGCGTCCGCGCGCGCGGAGAGGGCGGCGGCGCGGCTCACGCCATTGCCGGCACCCTGATGCAAACCCTCGTCGCATCCCTCATCTCCATCCCGATCGGAATTTTCACCGCCATTTACCTGGTGGAATACTCCAACGGCAACCGCCTCGGCAAGGTCACCACCTTCATGGTGGACATCTTGTCCGGTGTTCCCTCCATTGTTGCCGCGCTGTTCATCTACGCGCTGTGGATCACCATCTTGGGTCAGCAGCGTTCGGGTTTTGCCGTATCCCTCGCGCTCATCTTGCTCATGGTTCCCATCGTGGTGCGCAACACCGAGGAGATGCTGCGCGTCGTGCCGATGGACCTGCGTGAAGCCTCCTACGCACTGGGTGTGCCCAAGTGGAAGACGATCGCTCGTATCGTCTTGCCCACGGCCCTTTCGGGTATCGTCACGGGCGTCATGCTCGCGGTCGCACGCGTGATGGGCGAGTCGGCGCCGGTGCTGATCCTGGTCGGTTCCACCCCGGCCCTGAATTGGCTGAGTATGTTCGGCCAGCCGCAGTCCTCCCTGCCCCTGTTCATGCTGGACATGTGGAAGACCGGAGCCTCCGGCCCGGCCCTCGACCGCCTATGGGGAGCCGCGCTGACCCTGGTCATTCTGGTCATCACTCTGAACCTGCTGGCGCGCCTCGTCGCTTCGCGGTTCTCCGTGAAGAAGTAA
- the pstC gene encoding phosphate ABC transporter permease subunit PstC, whose protein sequence is MAHNQTPGAEGAHRAPHDVSSPNPIETGASTGTPVLTPTLPHGDQPGTAGSASGATGVKRPGDRVFEFFSTASATLITVLIAAIGLFLLIQATPPLVRNDGGILGFFTYTGQWQTANLEAMKFGIPNLFFVTLTVSLIALLLAMPVALGIALFLSNYAPKQLVRPLGTLVDLLAAVPSIVYGLWGAQILGPFLGKFYEWVNSWGNGFFLFAHYQNSPSFATGRNMLTGGIVLAIMILPVIAATAREIFVQTPVGQIESALALGATRWEVIRMTVIPFGLSGYIAGSMLGLGRALGETMALFMVISPAPNFRASLFDGGSTFATAIANASAEFNNPTSAGAYIAAGLVLFILTFIVNSIARAIVNKK, encoded by the coding sequence ATGGCTCATAACCAAACGCCGGGCGCCGAAGGGGCCCATCGGGCCCCGCATGACGTGTCCTCCCCCAATCCGATTGAGACCGGTGCGTCCACCGGAACTCCCGTGCTCACCCCGACGCTGCCCCACGGGGACCAGCCCGGAACAGCCGGTTCGGCATCCGGGGCAACGGGGGTCAAGCGCCCTGGGGACCGCGTCTTCGAGTTTTTTTCCACCGCCTCCGCGACGCTCATCACCGTTCTCATTGCGGCAATCGGCCTGTTCCTTTTGATTCAGGCCACTCCTCCCCTCGTGCGCAATGACGGCGGGATTCTCGGCTTCTTCACGTACACGGGCCAGTGGCAGACCGCGAACCTCGAGGCGATGAAGTTCGGCATCCCGAACCTCTTCTTCGTGACGTTGACGGTCTCCCTCATCGCGCTTCTCCTCGCAATGCCGGTTGCCCTCGGCATTGCACTTTTCCTCTCCAACTACGCGCCGAAGCAGCTCGTCCGCCCGCTGGGTACTCTCGTCGACCTGCTCGCGGCAGTCCCGTCGATCGTTTACGGGCTCTGGGGCGCGCAGATCCTCGGCCCGTTCCTGGGCAAGTTCTATGAGTGGGTGAATTCGTGGGGCAACGGTTTCTTCCTGTTCGCCCACTACCAAAACTCCCCGTCCTTCGCGACGGGTCGCAACATGCTCACCGGCGGCATCGTCTTGGCCATCATGATCCTGCCCGTCATCGCGGCGACCGCGCGAGAGATCTTCGTGCAAACCCCGGTCGGGCAGATCGAGTCCGCCCTGGCTCTCGGCGCCACGCGCTGGGAAGTGATCCGGATGACGGTGATCCCCTTCGGCCTCTCCGGCTACATCGCCGGTTCCATGCTGGGCCTCGGCCGTGCCCTCGGTGAGACGATGGCGCTGTTCATGGTCATTTCCCCGGCGCCGAATTTCCGTGCCTCGCTTTTCGACGGCGGCTCCACATTTGCGACCGCCATCGCGAACGCCTCCGCGGAGTTCAACAACCCGACCAGCGCGGGTGCCTATATCGCCGCGGGCCTCGTGCTGTTCATCCTGACCTTTATCGTCAACTCGATCGCCCGGGCGATCGTCAACAAGAAGTAG
- the pstS gene encoding phosphate ABC transporter substrate-binding protein PstS yields MIRNFKRTAVALGIVAVSSATLAACGGSEDGSSSSSSSASKSTGSSSSASSSELTGQTGQLVAEGATSQQNAMDYFASRYSEEVPGANLAYNATGSGNGVKNFIANQAAFAGSDSALKDEEATQAAARCGGNEAWNLPFVIGPVAIAYNLDGVDNLNLTVDNVVEIFQGKIKKWNDPAIAAANPGVSLPDEDISVIYRSDESGTSDNFQKFLAAASDGKWEGSGKAFPSAVGAGANGSTGVSEQVNSTPGAITYVEAGFAEHKAKIDFGNGPVELNADTVGNAINGMTFKTEGHNMVVDSAALFANDAANTYPLVLTTYEIVCSKGYDETTRNMVKDFLTVALDSQDSELEDAGFIPVTGAHADRLREAIKAIS; encoded by the coding sequence GTGATTCGCAACTTTAAGCGCACCGCTGTCGCCCTCGGCATCGTGGCTGTTTCCTCCGCCACCCTGGCCGCCTGCGGCGGGTCGGAGGACGGCTCCTCCTCGTCCAGCTCCTCCGCGTCCAAGAGCACCGGTTCCTCCAGCAGCGCCAGCTCCTCCGAGCTGACCGGCCAGACCGGCCAGCTGGTCGCCGAAGGCGCAACCTCCCAGCAGAACGCGATGGACTACTTCGCCTCCCGGTACTCCGAGGAGGTTCCGGGTGCCAACCTGGCCTACAACGCCACCGGTTCGGGCAACGGCGTTAAGAACTTCATTGCCAACCAGGCTGCGTTCGCTGGTTCCGACTCTGCGCTGAAGGACGAAGAGGCCACCCAGGCTGCCGCTCGCTGCGGTGGCAACGAGGCATGGAACCTCCCCTTCGTGATCGGTCCGGTCGCCATCGCCTACAACCTCGACGGTGTGGACAACCTGAACCTGACCGTGGACAACGTGGTCGAGATCTTCCAGGGCAAGATCAAGAAGTGGAATGATCCGGCCATCGCCGCCGCCAACCCGGGCGTGAGCCTGCCGGACGAGGACATCTCCGTGATCTACCGCTCGGACGAGTCCGGCACCTCCGATAACTTCCAGAAGTTCCTCGCCGCCGCCTCCGACGGCAAGTGGGAGGGCTCCGGCAAGGCGTTCCCCAGCGCTGTCGGTGCGGGCGCCAACGGTTCCACCGGTGTCTCTGAGCAGGTCAACTCCACCCCGGGCGCCATCACCTACGTCGAGGCGGGCTTCGCCGAGCACAAGGCGAAGATCGACTTCGGCAACGGCCCGGTCGAGCTCAACGCCGACACTGTCGGTAACGCCATCAACGGCATGACCTTCAAGACCGAGGGCCACAACATGGTCGTCGACTCCGCGGCTCTCTTCGCCAACGACGCCGCTAACACCTACCCGCTGGTGCTGACCACTTACGAAATTGTCTGCTCCAAGGGCTACGACGAGACCACCCGCAACATGGTGAAGGACTTCCTCACAGTGGCTCTGGACTCCCAGGACAGCGAGCTCGAGGACGCGGGCTTTATCCCCGTGACCGGTGCACACGCCGATCGCCTGCGTGAAGCTATTAAGGCGATTAGCTAA
- the mshD gene encoding mycothiol synthase produces the protein MTITDHLDAESAMQLLDATERNDKVAPFSEAFLRGVREPALGHVHDVREEGGKLVGIAALAPDGSAEIAVHPNTRRRGHGRALAEAVLARVPKAQLWAHGNLPAAQALAESLGLASTRELLVMGIEGTTLDAAANPAIPSGFEALNYPQAVERFGTQNTERAWLTANNEAFSWHPEQGGWDVARLHQGMDTDWFDPSGVWFLYDGDQLAGFHWTKRHPGDVGEVYVIGLATAYRGKGLGAPLLSLGLKHLVDAASCQVILYVEADNAPAVRRYTEMGFRVREQHVVYAR, from the coding sequence ATGACTATCACCGATCACCTAGATGCCGAAAGTGCAATGCAGCTTCTCGACGCCACCGAGCGCAACGATAAGGTCGCCCCCTTTTCCGAGGCTTTCCTGCGCGGCGTGCGCGAGCCCGCGCTAGGCCACGTCCACGACGTGCGCGAGGAAGGGGGGAAGCTTGTTGGCATCGCCGCGCTGGCTCCTGACGGTTCGGCGGAGATCGCTGTTCACCCGAACACTCGACGCCGGGGCCATGGGCGAGCTCTCGCCGAGGCCGTTTTGGCGCGCGTGCCAAAGGCACAGCTGTGGGCGCATGGGAATCTCCCCGCAGCACAGGCGCTGGCGGAGAGCCTCGGCCTAGCAAGCACGCGCGAGCTCCTCGTCATGGGAATCGAGGGGACAACTCTCGACGCGGCCGCTAACCCCGCCATCCCCTCTGGTTTTGAGGCCCTGAATTACCCGCAGGCCGTCGAGCGTTTCGGCACCCAGAACACCGAACGGGCGTGGCTGACTGCGAATAACGAGGCCTTTTCCTGGCACCCCGAACAAGGAGGGTGGGATGTGGCGCGGCTTCACCAGGGAATGGACACCGACTGGTTCGACCCGTCCGGGGTGTGGTTTCTCTATGACGGCGACCAGCTTGCGGGCTTCCACTGGACGAAGCGTCACCCGGGCGACGTCGGCGAGGTGTATGTCATTGGCTTAGCGACCGCCTACCGGGGCAAGGGTCTGGGCGCGCCGCTGCTCAGCCTTGGGCTGAAGCATCTTGTCGACGCCGCGTCGTGCCAAGTCATTCTCTACGTCGAAGCGGATAACGCGCCGGCCGTCCGCCGCTACACGGAGATGGGGTTTCGCGTGCGGGAACAGCACGTTGTATACGCCCGATGA
- a CDS encoding LmeA family phospholipid-binding protein produces MTTAVVLGVLIALLLADTVLASRIEGKISRSAYVGDALAYPPDAYVAGFPFSLALLTGTVPRVSVSTLDAPVEGLGVVNATAEAFEISTTPAHILRADFTGDEALAVRRTIRLDGVAFGELLGMTDLDISNPYDISPAGGPASEAHLTGTVPGTSAPSTVVVTLRMEGPTFVMKPSILLDAPAGAEDAVLSAFTLERDTRDLPLGGPAGLVQVSGGSIEFSRDRINVTLGADDLTPLAPVTATQG; encoded by the coding sequence GTGACAACCGCGGTAGTTCTCGGCGTCTTAATCGCCCTCCTCCTGGCCGACACGGTGCTGGCCTCACGAATCGAGGGCAAGATCTCCCGCAGCGCGTACGTGGGAGACGCGCTGGCGTACCCGCCAGACGCTTACGTGGCGGGGTTCCCCTTCAGCCTCGCCCTGCTGACGGGAACTGTGCCGCGCGTCAGCGTGTCCACCCTCGACGCGCCCGTTGAAGGCCTTGGTGTCGTCAACGCAACCGCCGAGGCATTCGAGATTTCCACGACGCCAGCCCATATCCTGCGCGCCGATTTCACCGGTGATGAGGCCCTCGCGGTGCGACGCACCATCCGGCTCGACGGGGTCGCCTTTGGCGAGCTTCTTGGTATGACGGACTTAGACATCTCGAACCCGTACGACATCTCGCCCGCCGGCGGACCTGCCAGCGAAGCCCACCTGACCGGCACGGTCCCAGGTACGAGCGCGCCGTCGACAGTTGTGGTCACGCTTAGGATGGAGGGCCCCACCTTCGTGATGAAGCCCAGCATTCTTCTCGACGCCCCCGCGGGCGCAGAGGACGCCGTCCTGTCCGCCTTCACACTCGAGCGCGACACACGCGACCTCCCCTTAGGCGGCCCCGCGGGGCTCGTTCAAGTTTCCGGGGGATCGATTGAATTCTCCCGGGACCGGATCAATGTCACGCTGGGTGCGGACGACCTCACTCCCCTCGCTCCCGTCACCGCCACGCAGGGCTGA
- a CDS encoding FABP family protein: protein MNDSTDIPAPGTPAEPTPNLDGNAAVARAAEQAKNTAHRNIPGLGFEEFPLEDDTANLRHGPSLHDGLLALLPLVGVWSGTGQANDVDGEWAFGQQLIFSHDGENYLRVESRTWRIDTDGNPTGADQREVGFWRISPKDEIEVTLTNSRGLVEILYGEPLSERAWQLESASTIATAAGPERHGPGKRLYGLMPNNNLGWVDERVVDGALVPYMSAELTRVAG, encoded by the coding sequence ATGAACGACTCAACTGACATTCCCGCCCCTGGAACCCCGGCCGAACCGACACCGAATCTGGACGGGAACGCAGCCGTTGCGCGCGCCGCTGAGCAGGCGAAAAATACCGCGCACCGCAATATTCCTGGCCTCGGATTTGAGGAATTTCCGCTCGAAGACGACACCGCGAACCTCCGGCACGGGCCCTCGCTTCACGACGGCCTTCTGGCTCTCCTCCCCCTCGTCGGCGTGTGGTCCGGCACGGGGCAGGCGAACGATGTCGATGGCGAATGGGCGTTTGGTCAGCAGCTAATCTTCTCCCACGACGGGGAAAACTACCTGCGCGTCGAATCCCGCACGTGGCGCATCGACACGGATGGCAACCCCACCGGTGCCGACCAACGGGAGGTGGGCTTTTGGCGGATCTCTCCGAAGGACGAAATCGAGGTGACGCTTACTAACTCGCGGGGGTTGGTAGAAATCCTCTACGGCGAACCTCTCAGCGAGCGCGCCTGGCAGTTGGAGAGCGCTTCCACCATCGCCACAGCCGCCGGCCCTGAGCGCCACGGCCCCGGCAAGCGCCTCTACGGCCTCATGCCGAACAACAACCTGGGCTGGGTGGACGAGCGAGTGGTAGACGGCGCCCTCGTACCGTACATGTCCGCCGAGCTCACCCGCGTAGCGGGCTAG
- a CDS encoding aminodeoxychorismate lyase has product MGHPLLPPQPVIYLVEPYGGSMRRQNATMPHVFWDDAVVTRGDGVFETLLVRGERAVNVDRHLARFRRSAAALDLPAPLEQQWLRATEAAIADYYREGASGDAACTWTLTRGRETTRIPTAWVTVRPADPEQERQRRDGVEVMTAPRGYTVDREHPAPWLEFEAKTLNYASAMAARRWARAQGFDDVIYIDPRTRRVLEGTTSTVIVVKKGRRLRTPAAGVDILPGTTQRAVFDYAEHNGWKCKEKDLYVDDLFSAESVWLVSSVRRGVRVTSVDRRRLAVPDNEREVAQLIEAALDL; this is encoded by the coding sequence ATGGGTCACCCTCTCCTCCCGCCCCAGCCAGTGATCTACCTCGTGGAACCGTATGGCGGGTCGATGAGACGGCAAAACGCCACGATGCCGCACGTGTTTTGGGACGACGCCGTGGTGACCCGGGGCGACGGGGTGTTTGAGACGCTGCTGGTGCGCGGCGAGCGCGCGGTCAACGTCGACCGGCACCTCGCGAGGTTCCGGCGCTCCGCCGCGGCGCTGGATCTGCCGGCCCCTCTGGAGCAGCAGTGGTTGAGGGCCACAGAGGCCGCGATCGCGGATTATTACCGAGAAGGGGCGAGCGGTGACGCCGCGTGCACGTGGACGCTTACCCGCGGCCGGGAGACCACGCGCATCCCCACCGCGTGGGTCACCGTTCGCCCGGCGGACCCTGAGCAGGAGCGCCAGCGGCGCGACGGCGTTGAGGTGATGACGGCCCCGCGCGGGTACACAGTCGACCGCGAACACCCAGCGCCGTGGTTAGAGTTCGAAGCGAAAACCCTGAACTACGCCTCCGCGATGGCAGCCAGGCGGTGGGCGAGGGCGCAGGGCTTCGACGATGTCATCTACATTGACCCGCGCACCCGCCGCGTGTTGGAGGGGACGACGTCGACGGTGATCGTCGTGAAGAAGGGCCGTCGCCTCCGCACCCCCGCCGCCGGAGTAGACATACTCCCCGGCACGACGCAGCGCGCGGTGTTCGACTACGCCGAACACAACGGGTGGAAGTGCAAGGAAAAGGACCTCTACGTCGACGACCTCTTCTCCGCGGAGTCGGTGTGGCTAGTCAGCTCCGTGCGTCGCGGTGTGAGGGTCACCAGCGTCGATAGACGGCGGCTCGCGGTGCCGGACAACGAGCGCGAGGTGGCCCAGCTCATCGAGGCCGCCCTGGACCTCTAG
- the ygfZ gene encoding CAF17-like 4Fe-4S cluster assembly/insertion protein YgfZ gives MSAAYRSPLLSLPGAAELPDAATSPLDAAGVAWHYGDPLGEQRLAETTPVMVDRSHRGVILVGGTDAPAFLNNLLSQKLVDLPAPYSSAALDLDIQGHILHHVDVYFDGSTFYLDCPSDQAESLVEFLRTMVFWSKVQIDVADVGILTVFSPTPDPDALRAVSGAASTRFVRHVDSWPSGHRYDVCVERSALRQAAEAFTASGGAYAGLMMFTDQRVRAGEPELGVDLDDKSIPHEVPRFIARGERAGAVHLDKGCYRGQETVARVENLGRSPRLLVLLQLDGSAPVDPVPGADIVVAGGRKVGRLGTVVHDADYGPIALALIKRSALNGADVTIVAEGEVAARVDPDSLPADEGEKAGRRAVEKLRGSQ, from the coding sequence GTGAGTGCCGCGTACCGTTCCCCCCTCCTTTCTCTTCCGGGCGCCGCCGAGCTGCCCGACGCCGCGACCTCACCCCTTGACGCCGCGGGGGTGGCGTGGCACTACGGCGACCCGCTCGGGGAACAGCGGTTGGCCGAGACCACGCCGGTTATGGTGGACCGCTCCCACCGCGGTGTCATCCTCGTCGGTGGAACCGACGCGCCCGCGTTCTTGAACAATCTGCTTTCGCAGAAGCTTGTCGACCTCCCCGCGCCCTACTCCTCCGCAGCCCTCGACCTCGATATCCAGGGCCACATCCTCCACCACGTCGACGTGTACTTCGACGGTTCGACGTTCTACCTGGATTGCCCGTCTGACCAGGCCGAATCGCTCGTCGAGTTCTTGCGCACGATGGTGTTTTGGTCCAAGGTCCAGATTGACGTGGCGGACGTCGGCATTCTCACCGTATTCTCCCCCACCCCAGATCCTGACGCGCTGCGCGCCGTGAGCGGGGCTGCGAGCACGCGGTTTGTCCGGCACGTGGATTCCTGGCCCTCGGGCCACCGCTACGACGTGTGCGTCGAGCGCTCCGCGCTCCGCCAAGCCGCGGAGGCTTTCACCGCGTCGGGAGGCGCGTATGCGGGACTTATGATGTTTACGGATCAGCGCGTTCGCGCAGGTGAGCCTGAGCTCGGTGTGGACCTCGACGATAAGTCGATTCCCCACGAAGTTCCCCGTTTCATTGCGAGGGGTGAGCGCGCCGGGGCCGTCCACCTTGATAAGGGATGTTACCGGGGGCAGGAGACGGTGGCGCGGGTGGAAAACCTCGGGCGCTCCCCGAGGTTGCTGGTTCTTCTGCAGCTCGATGGTTCCGCGCCGGTCGATCCCGTTCCGGGCGCAGACATCGTGGTGGCCGGCGGACGAAAGGTGGGCCGGCTCGGCACTGTGGTGCACGACGCGGACTATGGCCCGATCGCGCTTGCGCTTATCAAACGCTCAGCACTAAACGGGGCTGACGTGACAATCGTGGCGGAGGGGGAAGTCGCGGCCCGAGTCGATCCCGATTCGCTGCCGGCGGACGAAGGAGAGAAGGCCGGGCGGAGGGCCGTCGAAAAGCTTCGCGGCTCGCAGTAG
- a CDS encoding DUF3073 domain-containing protein, translated as MGRGRAKAKQTKVARQLKYHTPDMDLDSLQKELAGQTPSRSWEDDDQDVDDQYGDYANWDSRR; from the coding sequence ATGGGCCGCGGACGCGCCAAAGCAAAGCAGACCAAGGTTGCACGCCAACTCAAGTACCACACTCCAGACATGGACCTTGATTCGCTGCAAAAGGAGCTCGCTGGACAGACCCCGTCGAGGTCGTGGGAGGATGACGACCAAGACGTCGACGACCAATACGGCGATTACGCCAACTGGGACAGCCGACGCTAG
- the purM gene encoding phosphoribosylformylglycinamidine cyclo-ligase codes for MTFSKPTEGRSANQASERGVSYEAAGVSIEAGDRAVELFAPLAKRASRPEVRGGLGGFAGLFALGKYREPLLAAGSDGVGTKLAVARAMDKHDTIGIDLVAMCVDDLVVCGAEPLFLQDYIAVGKVVPEKVAEIVSGIAEGCVQAGCALLGGETAEHPGVMDPDDYDVSATAVGVVEADELLGPDRVRSGDIIIGMASSGLHSNGFSLARHVLLERAGLPLDGHMEELGRTLGEELLEPTRIYALDCLALANECEVRTFCHVTGGGLAGNMQRVIPEGMVAQMHRGSWTPPEIFRTIRAVGQVPEAEMDKTFNMGVGMVAVVAPEDRDRALAILAARHVDSWVLGEVRDASAGESERAVLTGAYPLY; via the coding sequence ATGACATTCTCGAAGCCCACGGAGGGACGTTCCGCTAACCAGGCCAGCGAGCGGGGGGTGTCCTACGAAGCCGCGGGCGTGTCGATCGAGGCGGGTGACCGCGCCGTCGAGCTCTTCGCGCCCTTGGCAAAAAGGGCCAGCCGCCCGGAGGTACGCGGTGGCCTCGGCGGTTTTGCTGGTCTTTTCGCTCTGGGCAAGTACCGTGAGCCGCTTCTCGCCGCGGGCTCTGATGGCGTCGGCACCAAGTTGGCCGTCGCCCGGGCGATGGACAAGCATGACACGATCGGCATCGATCTCGTCGCCATGTGCGTCGACGACCTCGTCGTGTGCGGAGCGGAGCCACTGTTTTTGCAGGACTACATCGCGGTGGGCAAGGTCGTACCCGAAAAGGTCGCCGAGATCGTGTCCGGCATCGCGGAGGGGTGCGTCCAAGCGGGTTGCGCGTTGCTGGGCGGGGAGACCGCCGAGCACCCCGGCGTGATGGATCCAGATGATTACGACGTCTCCGCAACGGCGGTTGGCGTCGTCGAGGCAGACGAGCTGCTCGGCCCCGATAGGGTGCGTTCCGGCGACATCATCATCGGGATGGCGTCTTCCGGCCTGCATTCCAACGGGTTCTCCCTCGCCCGCCACGTCCTCCTTGAACGCGCGGGGCTTCCCCTCGACGGGCACATGGAGGAGCTGGGGCGCACGCTGGGCGAGGAGCTACTCGAACCCACCCGCATTTACGCCCTCGATTGTCTCGCGCTTGCCAACGAATGCGAAGTCCGCACGTTCTGCCACGTTACCGGTGGCGGGCTGGCGGGCAACATGCAGCGAGTCATCCCCGAGGGTATGGTCGCGCAGATGCACCGGGGCTCGTGGACCCCGCCGGAGATCTTCCGCACCATCCGCGCCGTGGGCCAGGTCCCGGAGGCCGAGATGGACAAGACCTTCAACATGGGCGTCGGCATGGTCGCGGTGGTCGCGCCCGAGGACCGTGACCGGGCACTGGCGATCCTCGCGGCTCGGCACGTCGATAGCTGGGTGCTTGGTGAGGTTCGCGACGCCTCTGCAGGTGAATCAGAGCGCGCCGTCCTCACGGGAGCGTACCCCCTGTACTGA